The segment TGGATTCGCTTCCATAAAAAAAGACATATGGTGTTTCCTTTAAAGGAAACACCATATGTCTTGTGCCTGATCACTTTTTGTTTAATTCAACAGCAATCCTTGAGCCTACTTCAGCATTATTTTTTACTAATGCGATATTTGCTGTCAAGCTTGTGCCTTCAGTAAGTTCCTTCACCTTGCTGAGCAAGAAAGGTGTAACATTCTTACCGCTAATGCCGTTTTCCTTCGCTTCATTTAAAGCCGTTTCAATGATGTTTGTAATATATGATTCTTCCATAGCATCATCTTCAGGAATTGGATTTGCAATTACCACTCCACCTTTAAGACCAAGCTCCCATTTTGTACGGATCATGTCTGCTGCCAATTGTGGCTCATCAACAGTGAAGTTGACGTTAAATTGACTTGTTCTTGTATAGAAGGCAGGTAATGTTTCTGTACCATATCCAACAACAGGCACACCGAATGTCTCTAAATATTCAAGTGTTAATCCAATATCAAGGATTGACTTCGCACCTGCACATACAACAGCTACACTCGTTTGAGCTAATTCCTGTAAGTCTGCAGAAATATCCATTGTTCGCTCTGCTTCACGGTGAACCCCTCCGATTCCGCCTGTCACAAACACTTCTATTCCTGCAAGCTCAGCACAAATCATCGTTGCAGCAACAGTAGTTGCACCGTTTTTCTTATTTGCAATCAAATATGGCAAGTCTCTTCTGCTTGCTTTTTCAATATCATTGCTTTTTGCTAAAAATTCAATTTCATCATCAGAAAGTCCTATCTTAATTTTCCCATCAATAATGGCAATTGTTGCAGGAACTGCCCCATTTTTACGAATGATGTCTTCTACTTCTTTTGCTGTCTCCACATTTTGCGGATACGGCATTCCATGAGAAATAATCGTTGATTCTAATGCCACAATCGCCTTGTTGTTCTTCTTTGCTTCTAATACCTCGCTTGAGTATTCTAGCCATTCTGTTTTCATGAATTCATTTCTCCTTTAATCAAAGTATTTTTTGAAGGTGTCCTGCAGTTTTTTCTGGTTTAATAATGGATTAACTGTTTCGTGTGATTGAAGTGTCAACAGTGAGCATGCAATGCCAATCTTGCAGCAGTTTTCTGTATTCAACCCTTTCAAATAGGAATACATAATGCCAGCAACTAAAGAATCTCCCGCACCTGTCACGTCTTCAATTTCAATCGGAGGTGGCAAAATGACACCAGCTTCCCCTAGTTTTGTAAAGAAAATCAGACCCTTGTCTCCACGAGTTATTACTACTCGCTCGACGCCTTTTTTCATGATGATTTCAGCGGCCTTAAAGAAGTCACCTTCTTCGTAAATCCTCATATCAGATAATGCCTCTGCTTCATCCTTATTGGCAATCAGCCATGTTACTCCCCTCAGGTCGTTCGGCAGCTTTTTCACCTTTGGAGAAGAAACAGGTGTGACACAAAGCTGCAAATTTTCCTTCCTGCTTCTAACAATAACCTGCTCAAGAACGTCAGCTGGGAAGTTTGTATCTAAAATTATTAGTTCAGCTGAGGCAATATGACCCCAGCGCTTTTCAATTATGTCTTGTGTCATGCTGTCGTATATGGACATATCCGCCAAAGCGACTGTCATCTCTCCTTCTACATCAAGCAAAGCAGTGTATGTACCTGTAACGTAATCTTCTGATACTAGAGTTGGTTTCATATCAGCGTAAAGCTTCGTATAGTCAATTATCCAATCACCGCTATGGTCTGCTCCAACCATTGTTAACAGCGAGCTGTCCATTCCAAGGCGCCCAAGGTTTTCTGCAATATTGCGGGCTACCCCGCCACATGATTGACTCGTGCTGGCAGGATTTGAGGTTCCAAATTTAATCTTCTCCTCGACTTGAATTTTTCTATCTATATTAGCACCACCGATGCAAATAACTTCTCTTTTTTGTGGTAATACATAGGCCCTTCCTAGCAGTTTCCCTTCACGCGTTAGCGCAGAGATATATCCAGCAACTGCTGATCTTGATAATCCTGTTTTTTCCGCAAGTTCATTTTGCGTTAGAAACGGATTTTCTTGTATCAGCTGCAATATCGTAATCTCTTTTTCATTCATTTTTTCACCTCCACCTTCTTCAACATTTGTCTATATTATAAACTTATGTTTATTTCAGAACAAGCATTATTTTCTAACTTTTCACAAATATGCATTTTTCAAAAAAAAAGAAGACTATTTCTAGTCTTCTGTAACCGTTCTTGGCTGTATTAAAATTTCAACCCGCCTATTTTTCTCCCTGCCTTTTTCGGTTTTATTGCTGGCAATCGGCTTAAATTCACCATATCCTTTTGCACTAAAGGAACTTGGATTAAGCTTATCATTATTACGCAATAACAGCTTCATAAAGTTAATCGCTCTTGAGACACTTAAATCCCAGTTTGATTCGAACTCAGCATTCTTAATCGGTACATTATCTGTATGACCGCTGACAATGATGCTTCTCGGCGGGTCCATAATTAAAAGATTGGAAATCTCTGAAACTAGATGTTCATCCTTCTCTCTAATATTCGCGTTTCCTGATGTAAACAGGACATTATCCCTTATGGAGACAAGCAGACCTTCATCTGTCAAATAGGTTTCCAGTTTATCTTCTAAATTGTTTTTCTCTATATAACTATCTAATTTATCTTGAACACCTTGCAGTTCCTCTTGATCTTGCTTTTGCTGTGCTTCTGAGAGCTCTTCCTCTGACACATTTGTGTTCTTAGAGGATTCTTCCTCAGATGCGTCTCCCTTGGTTTTATTGTTTTCATCCAAGTCTGACTTTTCTTCTACTTCAGCAGGAGTAGGACTCGGATATTCAAAGATACCAGTTCCAGCTTGAAATTCCTGATTAAAAACTTCTGCCAATGCAGCAAACTTTTTCTGATCAACAGAGCTCATCGCATATAAAACGATAAACAATGCCAGCAGCAATGTCAGCAAGTCAGCGTATGGAACAAGCCATGATTCATCTACATGCTCCTCATGATGCTCCTTCTTTTTTCTTTTCTTACTCATTTCCACTCACACTGCCTTCCATTTCCTCAAGGAATTTCTTCCTTTCAGATATCGGCAAATAGGATGCTAGTTTTTGTTCAATAACACGTGGTGCTTCTCCTTCTAAAATAGACAGGATTCCTTCAATCATCAAGTATTTTTGTTTTGCTTCGATTTTTGACTTTCTTTTCAGCTTGTTAGCAAATGGATGCCATAATACGTAACCTGTAAAAATACCAAGCATTGTCGCAACGAATGCTGCTGATATAGCATGACCAAGACCTTCTGAATCGTCCATATAACCTAATGCGGCAATAAGCCCGATAACAGCTCCAAGTACTCCAAGTGTCGGAGCATAAGTTCCTGCTTGAGTAAAGATTAATGCAGAAGCTTGATGGCGATCTTCCATTGCTTCAATTTCTTCTGATAGAACATCACGAATATATTCAGCGCTTTGACCATCTACTGACATGGACAAGCCATTTTTCAAAAACGGATCTTCCACTTCATCTGTTTTTGATTCTAATGCCAACAAACCTTCTTTACGAGCTAATTGAGCCCATTCAGAAAACATGCGGATAAGCTCCTTCGTGTCTGGAACCTTTTGTTCTTTAAAGATAACTCCAAATAATTTAGGAACTTTTTTAATTTCACTTGTAGGGAAGGCAATAACTACTGCTGCTATAGTCCCTAAAATGATAATCAGAAGGGCAGCTGGGTTTGCAAGAACAGAAGGGCTTACCCCTTTAAAAACCATTCCGACCCCTACTGCAATAATTGCTAATATAATACCAATTAATGATGTTTTATCCATAAAAACCACCTATCATACAGTTTATTCTTTTATCTTTTATTGCTATTACTTTTTTGTTTTATTACAGTTTAATGACTTTCTCTTCCTTTTCTTCGACATTTCTCAGCAAGTTTTTAGGAAAAAATTGATTTTTATTTATATGAAATTTGTGAACGTTTTTTGAACATGAATAAATTTGCTAAAAAAAAGCAAAATATAACCCTTTTAACCATGAATATTTAATAATTTCTGCTAGCTGCTAAACAATGGATCTTGGGATTTTAAATAAAGTATAGGTATACAATTAGTTCATTCCATTGCGCTGCGGTCACTCGCCTTCCCTTAGCAGTCGAATATAAAAAAACTGAGCTATTAATCGAAAATCGATAAATAGTTCAGTTTCACAACAGCTTTCTAACTATGAATAAACTTGAGTAAGTATTGTTACTAAATAACCAGGCTATTTGCTCAGCTTATCCTCTACTTTTTGCTGGTAGCCTCCAATTAGTTTTGAATGGCTGGTCCCTGTTCTTTTTTTCATTATTTGATGGAATTGAATTAGCTTTTGATTGTATTTGGTTTGTAATTTTGCAGTTTCAGCTTTATCCGTGCACGCCTTGATAAGATCCTCGATTGTAAGCAATTCTTGCTTTAGTTCATTTTCTTCGATTGAATATCCGCTGTTTTTCAAAATTCGGTAAGCCATGCGCAATTCCTGTGGTACAGCTGCCAAACTGTCTTTAGGCAAGGGCTTTCCGAATCCAGGAAGATTATTAAATTCTCCTTCTTGATAGGCTCTTTTTATCTTATCTTCCGAAACGATTGAAGAGAAATCCATCTATGCACATCCTTTCCTTTTTTATTAGTATAGCCTAGCAAAGGAGGAAATTCCTCGTTTATACCCGTATTTCCGATTAAAAATATGCCGTTTAGAAGAATAGAAATCTTTCTTTATCAGGACACTATTACAGTAAGAAAGGGGTGTAATAATGGCTAGAGGAAAACATTTCGAACATAAGAAAAAGCATCACCCAGGTCCACTCCCAGAAGGTGTAAGAAAACATACACATGCAGAAGATGCACCTGAAGATGAAGAATTTATCGTGACACAAGAAGCTTTTAAAAATCGCATAGAAGAAGAATGACTGCATGGAAAGACGGCTTACATGCCGGCTTTCCTCTCCATAACTATCCTCCGTTTATCCATTCCCGAACAACAAATGGTATAATATTGTTGATAAGACCTGAAGGCTGCAGGCGACTTGCCTGTTAAGATAAAACAGGTGCTGGAAGGAGTAATTATGAAATCACTTGTACTTTGTGAAAAACCGAGCGTGGCAAGAGAAATTGCCAGAGTCCTCGGATGCAATAAAACATCCAAAAGCTATATAGAATCAGACAAATATATTGTGACATGGGCATTAGGTCATCTTATTGAATTGAAGATGCCTGAGCATTATGATCCTAAATATAAAAATTGGAATTTAGACGACTTACCAATCATTCCTGAAAAGATGGATCTTAAAGTCATGAAGCAAACAAGCCACCAGTATAAAGCAATTGAACAGCTTGCTAAAAGAAAAGATGTTCATGAATGCATCATCGCAACAGATGCTGGGCGTGAAGGTGAGCTAGTTGCAAGATGGATATTGGATAAAATACGTTTCCAAAAGCCAATGAAGCGACTGTGGATTTCTTCACAGACAGACAAGGCGATTCTCGATGGGTTCCGTAAATTAAAATCGAGCAAAGAGTTTGACCCATTATATGCATCAGCAGTTTGCCGGGCCCAAGCAGATTGGCTAATTGGGTTAAATGTCACACGTGCATTAACGACTAAGTTTAATGACCCCCTTTCTGCCGGAAGAGTACAGACACCTACTTTATCCCTTGTAATTGAAAGAGAAAAACAAATTCAATCCTTTGTACCGAAAGAATACTGGACAATCAGTGCCAAAATCGGTGAATCAACTGCATATTTTGAAAAAAATGGAGAAAAACGCATTTTTTCTAAGGAACAAGTCGAAGCAATTATTAACAGCACGAAAAATGAGCGTGCGAAGGTCACTTCTATGACACGGAAGGAAAAAACAGAGCATCACCCTCTTCCATATGATTTGACAGAGCTTCAGCGTGATGCAAACAAAATTTTCGGCTTTTCTGCAAAAAAGACATTAAATGTTATGCAAAAGCTGTATGAACAGCATAAATTGGTGACATATCCAAGAACAGACTCCCGCTACTTGACGACAGATATGAAGGATACAATGTTCGATAGGCTTCAAAGCGTGTCTGTAGCTTACAAGGAAGAAGCACAAAAGCTGCTTGTCAAAAAAGGCAAAATGGAAGCAGCAAATATATTTAATAATGACAAGGTTTCGGATCACCATGCTATCATTCCAACAGAACAGCCTGTGTTCCTTCACAAGCTTGATAATGATGAAAAGAAAATATACGATTTAATTGTTAAGAGATTTCTTGCACTCTTTTATCCAAAGCATAAATATGAAGTGATTGCGACAACATTAACAATTGGCGGGCACAGCTTTGTTATTCACGATACAAATGTAATAGAGCCTGGCTTTAAAGCTTTAACGGGCACAAAAGCTGTAAGCAACACACTTCTCAGCTCCTTAAAGCAAGGTCAGGAAGTCGGCGTCAGCTCTGTAAAGAGTGAGCAAAAATGGACAGAGCCGCCACTTCGTTATAGTGAGGCAGATATACTAGGTAAAATGGAGAAATTCGGCTTAGGTACACCTGCAACAAGAGCTGAAATTATCGAGCGCCTTGTTACAACAGAGGTTGTAGAAAGACAAAATGGACGCTTCCATTCGACTCAAAAAGGAAAACAGCTTCTTGAACTGGTTAATGATGATTTGACTTCACCTGAGCTGACAGCAACATGGGAGCAAAAGCTTGAGGACATTGCTAAAGGTAAAGCTAATCCAGATAAATTTATGCAGGAAATTAAACAGCAGACAAAGCAGTTTATTCTTGAAATAAAAAACAGCGATAAGGCTTACAAAGTCCAGAATCTTACTGGTTCAAAATGTCCAGAATGCGGCTCTTTCCTGAAAGAAAAAAACACGAAAAACGGCAAGCTTCTCGTCTGCTCCAGCATGGACTGCAATTTCAGCAAACGGAAGGATCCTAAGCTTTCCAATAAACGCTGCCCGCAATGCCATAAAAAGATGGAAATCCATGACGGAAAAGCGGGTACCTACTTCCAATGCCGTAGCTGTAATGTTGTTGAAAAGGCAGCAGATCGCAAGAAAACAGTCAGCAAAAAAGAAGAACGTAAGCTTGTCCAGAAATACACGAAGGATGAAGGCTTCGGCAACAGTCTTGGTGATTTACTAAAAGCAGCTATGAATAAAGAGGACGATAAATAATAAAAAGCAGACCTAATGGTCTGCTTTTTCTAATGTGAAATTCTGTCCACATGATGAAGATGTTTTCTGCCTGTTGCAACAGAGGCCATCGCCAGCAAGACAAAAATTGCTCCGACTATAAATGGCACATGAGGAGAATACACCTCTGCCAATTTATTTGCAAGCCACGGACCTACTGCACCGCCAAAGAAGCGGACAAAGCTATATGCTGCCGAAGCTGTTGCTCTCTCAACAGGAGCAACTTCCATAACTGCTGTCGTTATAAGTGTATTGTTTGTTCCTAAGAAAAGCCCTGCCACAATAACAGCAATAATAATTACTTCCTTGCTGTCCGTCCAGATGCCCATTGCGAGCAGCGTTAAAGCAAATAAAATCAGCATGGCAGTCATTGACTTAATCGTACCAAATCTTTCCTGCAGTCTTGGTGCAATGAAAACAGAAGTAACAGCTAGACATAAGCCCCAGCCTAAGAAGACATAACCTAAACCATGTTCATCCAACTCCATTACAAAAGGAGAATATGCCATCAATGTGAAAAATCCTATATTGTATAAAAAGGCCGTTAATCCTAAACGGAATAATCCAGGATATTTAAGTGCCTTAATTGGGTCTAAAACAGAGCTTTTCACCTTTGGCTTTTCTAATTTAGGCATTTTCAGCAATAATGCTAAAAAGGCAATAATCATTAAAACACTTACACCGAAAAATGGTCCTCTCCACGAAATGGAGCCAAGCTCCCCACCAAGAAGTGGACCTACGGAAATACCTAAGCCAATTGCAGCCTCATAAAGAATAATGGCTTTTGCCGTTCCACCTGTTGATAAACCAACAATTGCAGATAGGGCAGTAGCAATAAATAATGCATTTCCTAAGCCCCAACCGCCGCGGAAGCCGACAATCTGCCAGATACCATCAGAAGTTCCGGCTAAGCCTGCAAATACGATTGTAAATAAAATACCTGTCAGCAGTGTCCATTTTATCCCAATCCTGCTTGATACAACTCCAGTAATTAACATCGCAATCCCTGTGATTAAGTTATAGCTTGAAAACAATAAAGACACCTGGCTTGGTGTCGCATCCAATTGC is part of the Niallia taxi genome and harbors:
- a CDS encoding pseudouridine-5'-phosphate glycosidase; this encodes MKTEWLEYSSEVLEAKKNNKAIVALESTIISHGMPYPQNVETAKEVEDIIRKNGAVPATIAIIDGKIKIGLSDDEIEFLAKSNDIEKASRRDLPYLIANKKNGATTVAATMICAELAGIEVFVTGGIGGVHREAERTMDISADLQELAQTSVAVVCAGAKSILDIGLTLEYLETFGVPVVGYGTETLPAFYTRTSQFNVNFTVDEPQLAADMIRTKWELGLKGGVVIANPIPEDDAMEESYITNIIETALNEAKENGISGKNVTPFLLSKVKELTEGTSLTANIALVKNNAEVGSRIAVELNKK
- a CDS encoding carbohydrate kinase; amino-acid sequence: MNEKEITILQLIQENPFLTQNELAEKTGLSRSAVAGYISALTREGKLLGRAYVLPQKREVICIGGANIDRKIQVEEKIKFGTSNPASTSQSCGGVARNIAENLGRLGMDSSLLTMVGADHSGDWIIDYTKLYADMKPTLVSEDYVTGTYTALLDVEGEMTVALADMSIYDSMTQDIIEKRWGHIASAELIILDTNFPADVLEQVIVRSRKENLQLCVTPVSSPKVKKLPNDLRGVTWLIANKDEAEALSDMRIYEEGDFFKAAEIIMKKGVERVVITRGDKGLIFFTKLGEAGVILPPPIEIEDVTGAGDSLVAGIMYSYLKGLNTENCCKIGIACSLLTLQSHETVNPLLNQKKLQDTFKKYFD
- the motB gene encoding flagellar motor protein MotB gives rise to the protein MSKKRKKKEHHEEHVDESWLVPYADLLTLLLALFIVLYAMSSVDQKKFAALAEVFNQEFQAGTGIFEYPSPTPAEVEEKSDLDENNKTKGDASEEESSKNTNVSEEELSEAQQKQDQEELQGVQDKLDSYIEKNNLEDKLETYLTDEGLLVSIRDNVLFTSGNANIREKDEHLVSEISNLLIMDPPRSIIVSGHTDNVPIKNAEFESNWDLSVSRAINFMKLLLRNNDKLNPSSFSAKGYGEFKPIASNKTEKGREKNRRVEILIQPRTVTED
- the motA gene encoding flagellar motor stator protein MotA, producing MDKTSLIGIILAIIAVGVGMVFKGVSPSVLANPAALLIIILGTIAAVVIAFPTSEIKKVPKLFGVIFKEQKVPDTKELIRMFSEWAQLARKEGLLALESKTDEVEDPFLKNGLSMSVDGQSAEYIRDVLSEEIEAMEDRHQASALIFTQAGTYAPTLGVLGAVIGLIAALGYMDDSEGLGHAISAAFVATMLGIFTGYVLWHPFANKLKRKSKIEAKQKYLMIEGILSILEGEAPRVIEQKLASYLPISERKKFLEEMEGSVSGNE
- a CDS encoding DnaJ family domain-containing protein; its protein translation is MDFSSIVSEDKIKRAYQEGEFNNLPGFGKPLPKDSLAAVPQELRMAYRILKNSGYSIEENELKQELLTIEDLIKACTDKAETAKLQTKYNQKLIQFHQIMKKRTGTSHSKLIGGYQQKVEDKLSK
- a CDS encoding DNA topoisomerase III, with amino-acid sequence MKSLVLCEKPSVAREIARVLGCNKTSKSYIESDKYIVTWALGHLIELKMPEHYDPKYKNWNLDDLPIIPEKMDLKVMKQTSHQYKAIEQLAKRKDVHECIIATDAGREGELVARWILDKIRFQKPMKRLWISSQTDKAILDGFRKLKSSKEFDPLYASAVCRAQADWLIGLNVTRALTTKFNDPLSAGRVQTPTLSLVIEREKQIQSFVPKEYWTISAKIGESTAYFEKNGEKRIFSKEQVEAIINSTKNERAKVTSMTRKEKTEHHPLPYDLTELQRDANKIFGFSAKKTLNVMQKLYEQHKLVTYPRTDSRYLTTDMKDTMFDRLQSVSVAYKEEAQKLLVKKGKMEAANIFNNDKVSDHHAIIPTEQPVFLHKLDNDEKKIYDLIVKRFLALFYPKHKYEVIATTLTIGGHSFVIHDTNVIEPGFKALTGTKAVSNTLLSSLKQGQEVGVSSVKSEQKWTEPPLRYSEADILGKMEKFGLGTPATRAEIIERLVTTEVVERQNGRFHSTQKGKQLLELVNDDLTSPELTATWEQKLEDIAKGKANPDKFMQEIKQQTKQFILEIKNSDKAYKVQNLTGSKCPECGSFLKEKNTKNGKLLVCSSMDCNFSKRKDPKLSNKRCPQCHKKMEIHDGKAGTYFQCRSCNVVEKAADRKKTVSKKEERKLVQKYTKDEGFGNSLGDLLKAAMNKEDDK
- a CDS encoding MFS transporter, producing MSRETVTSLESPNKQPLVIWVIFFATIISFMGLGLVDPILPAIAVQLDATPSQVSLLFSSYNLITGIAMLITGVVSSRIGIKWTLLTGILFTIVFAGLAGTSDGIWQIVGFRGGWGLGNALFIATALSAIVGLSTGGTAKAIILYEAAIGLGISVGPLLGGELGSISWRGPFFGVSVLMIIAFLALLLKMPKLEKPKVKSSVLDPIKALKYPGLFRLGLTAFLYNIGFFTLMAYSPFVMELDEHGLGYVFLGWGLCLAVTSVFIAPRLQERFGTIKSMTAMLILFALTLLAMGIWTDSKEVIIIAVIVAGLFLGTNNTLITTAVMEVAPVERATASAAYSFVRFFGGAVGPWLANKLAEVYSPHVPFIVGAIFVLLAMASVATGRKHLHHVDRISH